Genomic DNA from Corynebacterium diphtheriae:
CGGAATGACTACCTCAATGCCATATTCCTTACAGGTATTCATATCGTCTTCACCAAAAGCAGGCGCCTGGTGGACGATACCCGTACCATCTTCGGTGGTCACATATTCTGCTGCCAAAATCTGGAAAGCATTTTCATGATCAGCGAAGTAATTAAAGATTGGCTGATATATCAAACCAACAAGCTCACTACCTGGACGAACCGCGAGCACTTCATGGTCTTCGCCCAACTCCTTGGCATACGCACCGACGAGAGCCTCAGCCAGCAACACGCGCTGACCGCGAATGGCCTCAGCGCCCTGATCGCCTACCTTCACCTCAACGTAGTTAACCTGGGGGTTAACAGCCAAAGCCAAGTTCGATGGCAAAGTCCATGGTGTAGTGGTCCAAGCCAGCGCATATGCACCCACGAGAGAGGCATCAGCTGCACTGTCATCTTTTACGCCAGTGATAGGGAACGTGACTGTCAGGGTTGGATCCTGACGCATCTTATAGGAGTCGTCGAGTCGCGTTTCTTGATTAGACAAAGGCGTGTGCTCAGCCCAAGAATAAGGCAAGACACGAAAGCCTTGATAAATCAAACCTTTGTCATAGAGGGTCTTAAAAGCCCACATGACAGATTCCATGAAGTCCATATCCATGGTCTTGTAACCGTTATCGAAGTCCACCCAGCGCGCCTGACGCGTCACGTAGTCTTTCCACTCTTGGGTGTACTCCAAAACCGACTTCGCGCAGTAATTGTTAAAGGACTCAAGACCCATTGCCTCGATCTCGCCCTTGTCTTTGATGCCGAGCTGCTTTTCAGCCTCCAACTCAGCAGGAAGACCATGGCAATCCCAACCGAATACGCGATTAACTAGTTTGCCCTTCATGGTCTGGTAACGAGGCACGATGTCTTTAACGTATCCGGTAAGCAGATGGCCATAGTGCGGCAAACCATTGGCAAAAGGAGGACCATCGTAGAACACGTACTCAGGATTTTCCTGGCGGTTAGTCAACGAAGCTTTAAAAGTCTCATCGTCTTTCCAGTACTCCAAGACTTGGCGTTCCATATCTGGGAACACATTTGTTCCACCGGACATATCTACGCGTGGATATACTCCACCAACTGCGTTTGACATTTTTCTCCTTCACTTTCGCAAGCATTCTGCCTTAAAGTGCGGGGACGCGTTTCCGCGCGGTACCACCCCGCTTGAGCATTCCACCAGAGGCATCTGATGTAAGCTCCGCTTCGTTCGTGAAGGAGATGACGGTCCCACCCGTTCGGTTCTACTGCACTTCAACAATGCTGCAAAGCACTGATGAAAAGTGGTTCTTCCGAAGACTCCCCAGTGATAGCTGGATCAGCGTCGTCTATCCCGAAATTATACCCAGTGAAGTCAAATTAGAAACTCTTGCCCCCAACAGGGTCATTCTCAATCTTGTTGTCCCTTGGATTCTAGGTGGGAAAATAAAAACACACGCACTGTAGGCAGTAAACCCTACAGTGCGTGTGCACTACATTGATTCAGAAGAGAACTAGACGTTCTTGTCTTCTGGAGCCGATGTACCACGGCTTTCTAACTCGTCGAGCTGCGTCTGTAGCAGAGTCTTGAGGCGAGTACGGTACTCGCGCTCGAAGGTGCGCAACTCGGAGATACGGCTTTCCAATGCATTTTGCTGCTGCTTGACGGTTGCCATGATTTCTGTGTGCTTACGCTCGGCATCTGCCTGCAAAGCATTAGCCTTCTCCTCAGCCTGGCGAACCTGCGCCTCAGCGCGAGTATTAGCATCCGATAGAGTCTGAGCGGACTTCTTCTCCGCATCATAAACGAGTGCCTTGGAACGAGCATCAGCATCAGCCAACTGCTTCTCAGCCTTCTGGCGGGCGTCTGCCAAGGTGGTCTTTGCCTTAGCCTCTGCATCGGAAACTTGCTTTTCAGCAGCTGCTCGAGCTTCGCTCAGCATCGACTTGGAGTTGCTGTCAGCTTCTGCGGTGAGACGATCAGCCATTTCCTGAGCCATGCTCAAGACCTTGGCTGCCTGCAGATGGGTGTCAGCAGTTGCGGAACCACCATCGGTTCCAACCGGAGCTACAGCTGCGACTGGCTGCGCCTTAGTAGCAGCAGATGCTGCTGCACGTGCAGCCTCTTCAGCCTTCTTAGCAGCTGCCTTTGCAGAGTCAGCCTCTTCCCGAGCCATCTTTAGCTCTGCCTGAGCACGCTCAGTAGCCTTTTGAGCATCAGCCAGCTTGGCCTGGTACTCAGCAGCGACCTTAGCCTCAATTTCCTTACGCAGCTTAGTCTCATCCAGGGAGCTCACTGCGGCAGGAGCAGCAGCTGGCTTCGAGCCTTCTGCGCGAGGCGAAGACTGCAACTCTTCAATCTGCTGACGAAGATCATCGTTTTCTTCTTGAATCTCAGCGAGGGTATCCTCCACCAGATCTAGGAACTGATCGACCTCGTCCTCGTTGTAGCCTCGCTTGCCGATTGGCGGCTTGCTGAAAGCGACGTTGTGCACATCGGCTGGAGTCAGCGGCATGGAACTCTTCCCTTCGAGATTCATCTGCGTACATAAACTTCTTTCACGTACGCGGGCTTATCTGTTCACATTACGTAGTTCGCGGCATATATGCCAAGATTTTTGCGGAATTTACAACAACAATTCCGTGTGTATCTATTCAGATACTACCGGTTCCAGAAACTTTTTCCGTGAAGCAGGCCCTTGTACGCGGATTTTTTAACAAAAATGCCCGATCGCGACAATTTCGGACATAAGTAGGGCATTCTCACCAAGAACACCCCCTATTTTGGGTGGACTTTTCGACCCATCTCATTACCCCATCACTCCAAAAGCATGAACTCGCACAATTGCCAAGGCACTACATCGCTGCAACGATCGCATACTTGATAAAGAAGAGGAGGAAAAACAACACCAAAATGGATACGTCGAGAGCAACATTGCCCATTCGCATTGGCGGAATCCAACGGCGCAGGAATTTCACTGGCGGATCTGTGAACACGAATAAAAATTCGGCAAAGATCATGAACCACCGTGGTGCTTGGAAATTACGGGAAAAGGATCGAATCATCTCAACGATAATTCGTCCGATAAGTATCAATTCATAGATTTGAATCAATATAAGGAGAATGCCTAGGACTTCGCGCACAACGCACCTTTCACATCAGCAGCATTGACAACTCCCACCGCGAACTGGCTAGGAGTAGGCATAGAAAAACGCCTTCCTCCATCTAAACCTAAGCCGAGGGACAATGGCAAAGTTTTAGCAAAGAAAAGGCGTTTTACTACAAGGTATGATGCCCGTTGAGTGCGCACTCTTTGCAAGAGATACACACAAAAACCACTTAGTGAATCAGACCAGCAGCATGCTTGAGGTCGTTTTCATCCACAGAGGCTGACTCTGGTACGAGTGCAAAGATACGTCCGTCCAATTTGCGCATCTGGCCACGTAGAGCAAAGCACAGACCAGCAGCGAAGTCGATAATGCGCTTTGCTTCGCCCTTATGCATGTCGCTCATATCAAACACCACTGCATCACCATCGCGGAAGGGGTCGCCCACCTTGATCGCAGCATCGGAGTAAGTAAGAAGACGGACTGGCACGATGTGAGTGGGCATGGGACGAGCAGCTCGTGGACGCGCTGAAGCGTAGATTGGCTCCTCGTAACGAGGCGCAGAATATGCTGGAGCCGGTTCATAGCGTGGCTCGTCATAGTACGCGTCAGAATGCTCCATGTACGGATCCGCTTCGCCATCGAGGCCGAAGAAATTCTTGGTCTTCTTTACAAACGACATGTTGGTGTCCCCTCTTAAACTGAGCTGCTTCTCATTGATTAAACTACGTGGATTTTTGTGTATGCCGATAGAGCGACACAGACAAATGACAAATCAGATGATTTGATATTTATTTTTGTTTTTCGGGGAGCCAAATAACTCCCGCCTGCCTTCCCGTTTTACTTTCACGGCGATACGAGAAAAAATCTTGATCTTCAATAGTACAGCGAGGGTCTGCGTCAATTGCTCGCACTCCTAGCCCAAGCAATTGCCTAATGAGCCCTTTTCGCACATCGATACCCGTGGTCCCCTTGTGCGTTGTGCATTGGGAGCCCGGCAGATGCTTTTCAACGTCTTCCGCCATCTGCGTGGGCACCTCGTAGTTTTTCCCCGAGGCCGCAGCCCCCATCAACACGTGCATGTTGCGAGGATGTGCGCCCAATGTTGTCATGGCTTCCACTGTTTTTGCGACGATCCCGTTACGAGCGCCCAGCCGCCCAGCGTGGACCGCCGCAATGACACCGGCTTCGGTATCCGAGATAAGTACAGGTACACAATCGGCCACCAAGACACACAATGCAAGACCACGCTTCGTGGCAATTATTGCGTCGGTAGCAGGTATAACACCGCTGTTTTTATTAGCCTCATCTACCACTGTCACAGTGTTGGAATGGATTTGTTCCATCCACACCAATGAAGTTTCCGGCAGACCAATAACCGAGGCGAGACGCTTACGATTAGCAGCCACAGATGCTGGGTCATCACCCACGTGATCGCCTAGGTTAAAAGAGCTATATGGCGGTTGCGATACCCCTCCTAATCGATTGGTGAAAACCTTACGAACAGGACGGTTGTGCACAGATGTACTCATTAGCGTAGGAAGTCTGGAATATCGAGATCGTCATCAAAGTCATCAGAACGCTGATCGCGATAGGACTCACGAGGCACCGACCGGCGCGTGTACATTCCCTCAGAATCATGGGAAGTCCGTCGCGCAGCAGGTTCCTCATTCAAGCGATGGCGCGGAGCACTATCTGAATCCCCAAACAACGACGTCGACGTAGAGCGATCAGGCGCAGGAGTTGGATTGGTTTCCATTGCAGGTGCTGATTGTGAAGCAGCTGGCTGCGCAGCTTCGCGTTGACGATCGAGAGAATTCTTCTCACCGTCAAAACCAGTAGCGATCACGGTAATACGAACCTCGTCTCCGAGGTTGTCGTCGAAAATGGTACCGAAGATGAGGTTAACGTCCTCATCTGCTTTTTCCTGGACCATGGATGCGGCCTCGTTGACTTCTTGCAGACCCAGGTCTGAGCCACCTGCAACGGAGAGCAAAACTCCCTTGGCACCTTCCATCGTGGATTCCAACAGTGGTGAGTTAATTGCCTGCTCAGCAGCAGTAAGCACTCGATTTTCACCAGATGCAGAACCAACACCCATCAAGGCGGAGCCAGCATCGTGCATAACAGAACGAACGTCGGCGAAGTCAACGTTAATCAGACCAGGAATGGTAATGAGATCGGTAATACCTTGGACACCATTGTGAAGCACGCGGTCTGCTTCGTGGAACGCATCAACCATGGTGATGTTGGCGTCGCCAAGCTGAAGTAGGCGATCGTTTGGAATAACGATAAGCGTGTCACAAACTTCACGCAGTGCATCGATACCTTCCATTGCTTGGCGGGTACGGCGTGGGCCCTCAAACTTGAATGGACGCGTAACCACGCCGACGGTAAGTGCGCCCAAGCGTTTAGCGATTCCCGCAACGACTGGTGCTGCACCTGTACCAGTACCGCCGCCCTCACCGGCAGTAACGAAGACCATGTCCGCCCCTTTAAGGGTTTCTTCGATCTCGTTTTTGTGATCTTCTGCTGATGCGCGTCCAACTTCAGGGTTTGCACCAGCACCAAGGCCGCGAGTAGCTTCTCGTCCAATGTCGAGCTTGACATCCGCATCAGAGAACATCAATGCCTGAGAGTCGGTGTTGACCGCAATAAACTCAACACCTTTTAGACCCTCTTCGATCATTCGGTTAACAGCGTTTACACCGCCGCCACCGACACCAACAACCTTGATTACGGCGAGGTAATTATCTGGGGAAGTCATTAAGAGACTCGCCTTTCACTTTTGTGGGAAAACGTTCACTTGCGATGCACCGATTGCCCCGCCACACCCCACTGACACCATGGAGAGCAGCATTGCTTCAACAACAACGCACTTCCATCTATCTTGAGGGAAAAATACGCCAATGTGGCGGACATTTTCGGCGGCGTGTCTAGACCCTAAACCTTTACTTTAGGGTTTTGACATGCGGAAACATGCATCACATGAGGCTCCACACTACACCACTTACGCCTCACCTTTATCTTTAAGAATCATCTCGTCGGAATACATAAAAACAGGCGTGGCACCATGGCTACACCCGTGCAAGACTAAGGAAAAATCCTCCTTTTGAATGACCCCATAGATTCTCTGTGCGACAGGGGATTACGATGATCTATCGGACGGCAATCACCGGTGCTCCACTAATATCAAGACGTTGTTCTGCCCTACTCAAAGCAATCATTAATGTTGCCGCTTTATCATGAGCAGATTCCGAGGAACCCCAAAAAATCTGGCGCCCATCGTGCAACACCAAATTTAAAGAATAACGATCTGGGGCCTCGATATGGTCGATTGTGGAACGAATCCCGGGATCAATAGCAGAAATAGACTCCGCCACAGCAGAAAGAACCTCGGGGTCATCCTGCGAAGGACCTGTGACTTTTACTGAGCCTTCAGAAGGTGAATCAATAACAAAAGCACGTCCTTTTTCATCAAAAAGATGTTGACCATCACTACGATCCACAAATCCCACATCGGTTCGTTCTACGACCTCAATACGAACCGTGTTGGGGAATGACCGCGTTACCGTAGCCGAACGAACCCAAGGAAGTTGAGTAACGCTTCCTGCAGCATCATGAGCAGCAACTCGAACTATGTTAGTGCCTTTAGCTATTCCGCTTGCGGTTTCAACCTCTTCAGCTGAGCTACGCACAGCGCCATCAATCTCGAATTTTTGGACGGTCATGACGGGAAAAGCCCACAGACAACCGCCAGCAATCGCCACAATAAGCAGCACAATGCTACTCACAATGGCAATACGCTTTTTCATTCGCTCTCCCGTAACGCAGTAAGGATTTCGTCGGCAAGCAAGGTCACGCTACCCGCACCCATAGTGACGATAATATCGTTGGGCTGAGCAATCTTTTTTACCTGTGCTGCAACTGCTGAAAAATTGGGCTCAAAGACTACAGGTATTGTCATTTTGTCCGAAATAATACGGGAATCCACGCCTTCAACAGGCTGCTCACGTGCACCAAAGATATCGAGGATCACCGCATGATCGGCAAGCGATAATGCCTCAGCAAATTCAGCTGCAAATTCCATCGTACGAGAATATAGATGCGGCTGAAAAGCAACCACTACTCGCCCAATGCCGCGCGCTTCCTGCTGTTGACGTGCAGCTTTAAGAACAGCTGTTACCTCAGTCGGATGGTGTGCGTAGTCGTCATAGACTTCTGCATCGTGAA
This window encodes:
- a CDS encoding DivIVA domain-containing protein, with protein sequence MPLTPADVHNVAFSKPPIGKRGYNEDEVDQFLDLVEDTLAEIQEENDDLRQQIEELQSSPRAEGSKPAAAPAAVSSLDETKLRKEIEAKVAAEYQAKLADAQKATERAQAELKMAREEADSAKAAAKKAEEAARAAASAATKAQPVAAVAPVGTDGGSATADTHLQAAKVLSMAQEMADRLTAEADSNSKSMLSEARAAAEKQVSDAEAKAKTTLADARQKAEKQLADADARSKALVYDAEKKSAQTLSDANTRAEAQVRQAEEKANALQADAERKHTEIMATVKQQQNALESRISELRTFEREYRTRLKTLLQTQLDELESRGTSAPEDKNV
- a CDS encoding YggT family protein; the protein is MREVLGILLILIQIYELILIGRIIVEMIRSFSRNFQAPRWFMIFAEFLFVFTDPPVKFLRRWIPPMRMGNVALDVSILVLFFLLFFIKYAIVAAM
- a CDS encoding cell division protein SepF is translated as MSFVKKTKNFFGLDGEADPYMEHSDAYYDEPRYEPAPAYSAPRYEEPIYASARPRAARPMPTHIVPVRLLTYSDAAIKVGDPFRDGDAVVFDMSDMHKGEAKRIIDFAAGLCFALRGQMRKLDGRIFALVPESASVDENDLKHAAGLIH
- the pgeF gene encoding peptidoglycan editing factor PgeF, giving the protein MSTSVHNRPVRKVFTNRLGGVSQPPYSSFNLGDHVGDDPASVAANRKRLASVIGLPETSLVWMEQIHSNTVTVVDEANKNSGVIPATDAIIATKRGLALCVLVADCVPVLISDTEAGVIAAVHAGRLGARNGIVAKTVEAMTTLGAHPRNMHVLMGAAASGKNYEVPTQMAEDVEKHLPGSQCTTHKGTTGIDVRKGLIRQLLGLGVRAIDADPRCTIEDQDFFSYRRESKTGRQAGVIWLPEKQK
- the ftsZ gene encoding cell division protein FtsZ, with amino-acid sequence MTSPDNYLAVIKVVGVGGGGVNAVNRMIEEGLKGVEFIAVNTDSQALMFSDADVKLDIGREATRGLGAGANPEVGRASAEDHKNEIEETLKGADMVFVTAGEGGGTGTGAAPVVAGIAKRLGALTVGVVTRPFKFEGPRRTRQAMEGIDALREVCDTLIVIPNDRLLQLGDANITMVDAFHEADRVLHNGVQGITDLITIPGLINVDFADVRSVMHDAGSALMGVGSASGENRVLTAAEQAINSPLLESTMEGAKGVLLSVAGGSDLGLQEVNEAASMVQEKADEDVNLIFGTIFDDNLGDEVRITVIATGFDGEKNSLDRQREAAQPAASQSAPAMETNPTPAPDRSTSTSLFGDSDSAPRHRLNEEPAARRTSHDSEGMYTRRSVPRESYRDQRSDDFDDDLDIPDFLR
- a CDS encoding cell division protein FtsQ/DivIB; the protein is MKKRIAIVSSIVLLIVAIAGGCLWAFPVMTVQKFEIDGAVRSSAEEVETASGIAKGTNIVRVAAHDAAGSVTQLPWVRSATVTRSFPNTVRIEVVERTDVGFVDRSDGQHLFDEKGRAFVIDSPSEGSVKVTGPSQDDPEVLSAVAESISAIDPGIRSTIDHIEAPDRYSLNLVLHDGRQIFWGSSESAHDKAATLMIALSRAEQRLDISGAPVIAVR